Genomic DNA from Setaria italica strain Yugu1 chromosome V, Setaria_italica_v2.0, whole genome shotgun sequence:
CGCTCGCTCAGGCCGGCCCGTGGTTAACTGGTGACGCGCATGGAGATCTCGTTCGAGGCGTGGGAGGGCGTGCAGCGGCACGGCCAGGACCTCGCGGACCGCCTCGCGCAGGGCTTCACGGGCCTGCTCCAGGCGCCGCCGCAGTTCCCGTGGCCGCCGGCACCGCACAAACGGATGCCCTTCGACATCGACCTCCCCGTCGTCCCCTTCGGCGCCGGACGCGGAGCCCCCGGGAAGGACTTCCCCttccccgcggcggcggtcTCCTCGGTCATCGACATCGGCGGAAGGCTCGGACAGGCCGGCGCCGAGCTCGGGGCGTCCGTCGGCGGGGCCGTGCAGCACGCCGTCAGGCAGCTGCCCGTCCCGTTCCGCCAGATCCGGCGCCGCAAGCAGTCGCCTCAGGCGCCCCTGCCCCCTGCGGCTTCGGTGGGCGAGGGGGCCGTAGGGCTCTCCGTCGGAAGGGCTGCTGCGGATAGGTGCCCCCtagaggcggcggccgccgcagccgctgcgGCAACTGGGAGCGCGGCCGCGTCGAGCGTCAGTGGTCATGTTGGCGGAGATGACTTggatgaggaggacgagggTTTCGGCTGCGAGATTGGGACTTTTGGAAACTTTAAGAAGGCCAAGGTACGATCCAACTCGTGGTTGTTTTATGGATTCCAGCATATCGGTGATGTTTGCACCTCAAATTAAGCGCACAATTATATTGGTGATGTTTGCATCTCAAATTAGGCACACAATCTTAGTTGAGGGCTCATGTCGTTACCGTACTAGTACACTCTATGTATTCATTCTAGCAACTGGTTTACATCTCTCTTGGCCTGGTCATGATACTTGGAGGAATTTAGAACCGAGTTATCATCTGATTTACTGTAATCCTATTTCTCAAAGTAAATCTGATATCCTCGGAAGGATCTCATATATAAATTTATACATTGAAGCTAATACAATCTTGAATCTGCAATTGAATTGTCCTTTTTCTATCAAAAAATTATAAGACTATCATGTACAATCTTTAAGTGGTGGTACACACATGAATCGAAGGGCTTAAATGCATGGATGTACATCTAAGGTTGTACATGAAATAACTAAGCTAAAACTAACCTTCAATTTTGAATCAATCAAATGTTCTTACTGGACTTGTGGAATTGTTTTACCTTGGCCAATTTTCAGTcatgttacactgacccagatggTGTCATTCTGCAACATACTTACCTTCTCTCCTGATAATTATATATAGGGTACTGTAAATATGTCGGCAACTTACAACACCAGGAGTCATGACATCGAGAGTTCTGTTGTTGCACGTGGAGACCTATGGAGGCTAGAGGCCTCACGTGGTGGTTCAACTTCTGGAAATGATACTTCGCCTCTTTACCTTATTCAGTTGGGGCCTCTACTATTTGTTCGAGACTCTACACTTCTCTTGCCTGTTCATCTATCAAAGCAACACCTGCTTTGGTATGGTTATGATCGCAAGGTACTGATCCTTTCTTTTGCCTTCTCCCAGAGTGTGATTTACACTTGAGTATGATAAACGTTGTCTTTGGTCATTTCTTTTGTTATTAAATCATTAAATATTGTTTGCTCCTTTGGATAGGCAAAGTTATGGTCTTCATTATTAATTAGAGATCAAAATTTAGACCAGCTGTACCTTGATTAAGTTATGATTTTCTAGTATATTGTGCCTTCTGCCTATTTGCTGACATTTTTTTCCTCTTACATTATTAAACTTGATATTTCGTTACAGAATGGAGTTCATTCCCTATGTCCGGCTATATGGTCAAAACATAGAAGATGGTTGATGATGTCGATGATGTGTCTCAATCCAGTTGCTTGTGTAAGTCTCATTCTCTTTAAGTTTGTGAATATATTTTAATCTCATGGGTTAAGTGAACAAATCAGTGATTGTTCTGATTTTTATCAAGCATAAGAGTTTGTTTTAGGTGCAACAGAGGTTATCTGTAGTCGCCAGTGACCGGTGGGTTCTGTTAGTATAGAGTAAAGCAACTGACTCTTTTTTGGagattttccctttttttctgGTAGCCTGAGAGATAGGCCTGTTCATTTGGCCTTTAGGTTGGATGTACTGGGCATCGGAATAGTACTTACGATTAATTAGCGTACCATGTTATTTTCTGCAACTGGTAAGGAGTACAATAGCCTAACTTGTATTCTGAAAATTTAAAATGTGTTCATTTATAATGTTACTGCGATGCTTTCAAAATTGTCACCAGGCATGGTCCTAGCATTTCCAGTTAAATTCGCATGATCATCCTTATTTCCTTACAATCTACTTGTGCATATGAACTTTGAGTATTAATAACACTCTCTTTATTGCAGTCCTTTATGGATCTGCAGTTCCCTAATGGGCAATTAACATATGTTGCTGGTGAGGGGATATCAGCAAGTGGTTTTCTTCCGTTATTTGGCGGGTTGCTCCAAGCTCAAGGAAAATATCCTGGAGAAACAAGAGTGAGCTTTTCTGTCAAGGTTAGTATTTTATATTATGTTCCCTATATTAATCAATTTTGGTGTAAAAATTAGTTAAACCACTCTGGAAGTCACTTGCTTATATTAACACGAGATTATCATGCAAGATCCGCTAGTACCCAGTGAGGCATGATACAATGGTAATAAGTATTAAATGCTTATCATACATAAAAACCAATCCATGGCTGATCAGAAATATTTTACGTTGTTTGTTGGTCATATCATGCTCACACGTGTTCCGATAGCAGATGAGTTCAATCTGacacttgtattttttttttagaataaaCGTGGCACAAGGTTCACTCCTATGTTTCAGTGGCCCGACAAGTCTGTTTCGTTAGGAGTTACTCAACCCTTGGCATGGAAAAGATCTGGTCTTATGGTGAGACCCAGCATACAAGTCAGGTAGTTTTCTAATTACTTATGGACAACACTACAGCATTTTAAGTTTGGCAACTGTGTAGTTTTTCATGTTAGTACCTATTAACCTATAGAGTCTTTTTAGTACCTTGGCTAAAAGTGATTATTTCATTTTTGCCTAATTCTTGTTCATGTGGTGCTAAAAGCTGTGCATGCTGCATTCGTCTTATAAATGGCAATACTTGTCAAGTAATGTTAGATGGAATGTTGCCAGATGCTGATTTCACTGTTCATCAATAGGCTTGCTGTATGCTCCATGTTCTTGGTTTCTTTGAATCCTTTTCTCTGTTTTAACACTTTTTTAATTGACGTTCTGTTGGCAGTTTGTGCCCTACATTTGGTGGAAGTGATCCTGGGGTACGTGCAGAAGTTGTCCATTCACTGAAAGAGGAATTGAATTTGATGTGTGGCCTCTCTTGCACAAGACATCCATCAGCTTTTACCGCGCTCTCTGTAAGCTCTCCTTGCCTAAACATTTCTGATTGGTTCTTTCTAGGACTCTAGTTTTGCTATAACTGAGTCTCTACATGGCAGATTGGCCGGTCCAAGTGGAATGGTCAAGTGGGCAGTTCTGGAGTGGTAATCACCTTGGAAACACCTCTTAATAACATTGGAAGGCCAGCTTTATCCGTTCAACTGAATGGCGGCTTTGAGTTGTGATGTCTTGGCTTCTGCGCTGAAGTTGTACATACCAGTGTATATATTGCCATCACTAATGTCCGTCCTCCATAGTCATTGATCGGCTGCTGAGCTGGTCAACCTAGAAAGTTTGTGGAATTGGGTTGCAAGCTTGCAGCTCGTTTTTGTCTCTACAAGTCTCAAGCCTCACTTGGCAAATCAGCTGCTAGGTTCCCCACTAAAGAGACTTGCATACTTATTCGCAGTCCTCGAAGAGATTGTGGTATTTACTGTTGAGCTTGCATCCTGCTGTGACCTGCTGCTTGTGGGCAGCTATGCAGTCATGGAAGACGACGTTCAATCCAGAAGCTCATTCTTTTAGTGAAGACAAACAACACCTGTCGCGTTTCAACATTGTTGGTACCCAATTGTCTTGTGTTGGGAACTACGACCATCACAACTGACCAATGTGTGGTTTGCGTTGTTGAATTTTGAGACAACCGGTTGGTATGTTTGGCTGCAATCTTGTATTACTCTACAGGTATTGATCAAATGAATGTATGGCAAATCTGGAGTCATGGACCATTCCGGTACTGCTGAAAAATCTGCTCGcgtctttttcctttcttttagcGTACGAGAAATTTGACCGTACTGGCCGTGCCGTATGTGTTAATCCTGTCGTTTCGTCTTGTGAGCTCGTTACTATTTTGCCAGTAACCTCTAGTTGTGTCATATTATGTTTCAAGTAAAGTAACACACAGTTCCAACGCTTACGAATGTTATGAAGTACCATCAATAAATGTTCCATTTGTAACCGAACAAGCCAATGCCGCAGCAATATGAGCACAAGGAACAAACCTAAACAGGTAAAGCGTCAGCGCCCGAAAACGTGCTAGTCGACTCGCTCTTCCTTTCCAGGTTTGCCAACGCAGCCCAGCTCGGCCATGAAGATAGCTCCCGCAGCTGCGCttccactgctgctgctgctcatctTCTCGCCGGCCGCCATGTCCTCCGCTCTGGCCCCGTCCGGCGCCGACGAGCACGGCCCCAGCGTCTACGTTGTCTTCGTCAGCCGCGCCGACTACTTCGACTCCCCGGACTACGACCTCGGCTTGCTCGCTTCCGTCGTCGGAAGGTCGCTGTgacacgccggcgccggcacgcgGCCACGCCCATGCCTGCACCAGCTAAGAGCCTAAGACCTCACGAGCACTGACCGACCCCCTGATTGTTCTGTTGCAgcgcggcggaggcgaaggGCGCGCTGATCTACCACTACAGCGGTGTCGGCTTCGCGGCGCGCCTGGCACCGGAGCACGCCGCTCGACTGTCAAGTGAGtgcggccttgtttagttggccaatttgggaggtgccaaattactgttacagcactgtagcacactgtagcgtttcgtttgtatttgtgaattattgtccaaatattgactaattaggctcaaaagattcgtctcgtaaagtacaacaaaactgtgcaattactttttaatttcatctacatttagtactccatgcatgtaccgcaagtttgatgtgatggggaatcttctttttgcatagtgtcaaagttggaagttgggagtaactaaacatggcctgcaTATGGTTAATACATCCAGTTCAGAGCTCCGTGACGCATCTTACGAGTCATCTTCCGGGttgccctttttttttgtttcgatGTGTTACAGAGAAGGACGGCGTCGCGGTCTTGAAGGACGAGACGTACGGTATTGAGGGggacggccgattgcctcgttTCTTCGAAGAGAATGTCTGAAGGATCAAATGAAGCTTTGGATTGGATTGCGAGCCCACGTTTGCAGCATACCAGCTCATTTGTCCCCTTTTCACGATCTGAAACATCTTCTGTGAAGTTTGGAGTAGACTTTTATCCTCTTCTCATCTCAGATCTCCTGAAATGAAATTTACCTAGCAAATCAATCTCATGGATATCGTAccctgaaaaaaagaaaacagcttCATATTCCTTTGATCGAATCCCCCTTGTCCCTTGAGGCTTATGATGCACTAACCTGCTTAATTGTCTTATTGGTTCGGTCGCCTTCAGCATGGTATAAAAAATACTATTCAAGCCTTCAAACAGATGATAAGAGTAATATCCTGGAAGCCTACTAATCATCGGGCGGCTGCCCTGCTGCTTTTTAAGATCTGTCCCTAGTGTTATATATCCTCCTCGTGTGTTCCTATGGCCATGGTCACCACCTCACCATCGCCCAGTGTCGGCTCGCCTGACCCCCTTTCAAGGTTATTTTACCTTTGCAATCATTCGCAAAATAGCTCGCATTTTCTAGCACCCAACATTACATGAAGCTGGCTCGCACTCATAACGCAACCCAACTTCATATTCCAATGATCCAATCCCCCTTGTCCCTTGAGCCTTATGATGCACTAACCTGCTTAATATTATTGGTTCGGTCGCCTTCAGCATGGTATAAAAGAGATTATTCAAGCCTTCAAACAGATGAGCGTAACCAGCCAGGCAGGTGGCTCCACGCCTACACCCGCACCATTAGGAATCTGAAAACCAGCCGTgctcctatttagcattgcagaGTGCGGTGCAATAAGATTTCTTTTAAGGGACGAATAATGAACAATCATCAGGGATGAAGAAATATATCACTGATTTCGTTACTGCAGGTCAGATGGCAAATAGAGGCATCAAGCAACCCCCAGCCAAAATAGATGATACTCTGACCACCCAAAACAAGATTTGTGAGAGTTAAAACCTTATAGAAGCTGATAACATTGCTTCCTCTTTGTACCACTGATGGTCTGGTTCCCCAACATTTTCTAAGTGCTGCTGAtgaccaaaaaaataaaatacatgACCTTATAACAAAACATAAGTATCAATGTTTAAATAATCCTTAGGAAGCATCTACCGATGCTAACAAAGCAGAACTTAGCAGCTAATAAGATGAACTACATAGAAGTAACATCACACGTGACCTTTCAGGCTACATGGCAACTGAGAAACACAAACCAGTGCCCTACCTAAAAGCACAAAAATAATCAGAACCGTTAACATTAAGCTGCTGTTTGGTTCAAAAAATGTAACGCAAACACAAACACAAATGTAATCAGAAACCAGCGGTAACGTTAACAATGAAACAGATGGCTCGCTTTGTTTGGTTCGCACGCTGTAAAGGGAATGTAAACCTGCATCTCTAACCACCCACCTGCCATCTTCATCTCGTTCCCCGTTTATCTCCTTGCATCTTGCTGGTCAGGCCTGCTGTTCTCTATCTCTGTCGTGTGCCCACTGCTCACTGGGGAAACAGAGCTTCCAGGATGCTCACAGACCAATAGCCTAGCCTTCCAGTATGCTGTGGCCACGAGGAAATGGAGCTTCGAGGAGGAGGTCGACCTCGAGCAGAAGCTGGATCATCAGCGGCGGTGCATCAAAAAGAAAGCAGATGGGAATGAGGCGGAGGAAGCAGTGGCCGACATCATCGTTGTTGCATCGCCGGCAGCTGTCGCCACTGGCGGAGATGACACGAAGAGGTCGCTAAGCCAGAGCAGCATGGTCATCGGTGGTGACACGTCGAGAAGAAAGCAGAGAAggatgaggtggaggaggtagcggccggcgtcctcgccgcggCGTCACCGGCCActgccgacggcggcggaggtgacTTGAAGAGGCCAGAGCAACGTGGTCAGTGCctcaggcggcggcgacatGCGCGGCCTGGCATCTTGTTTCATCTcgagctgggcggcaccgcagcCCTTTTCTGATTATGGAGTAGCAGCAGCGGTAGGAGATTTGTATAGGCTGAGATTTGATTACGCTGTTAACTGTTTACGGGTTGTTAGAAACAAACGGCCGGAACGTTATTGCTTACCAGGTGTAATCGGATTACGATACATTTAGGCAAACCAAACCACCTAACTCTAACACCCTAATCTCAGACCTCATAGATTTCATTGTAGTACTTTCTCTTGTACCACTCATGGTGAAAAATTTCCCAATGATTACACACCAGCTGAACcctgaagaagaggaagcaggTATCAGTTCTTTGATTTCACGGATTAAAGTTCCGGTCACATCGaacgtttagatactaattagcaTAGGCGGAGCTACAGGGTATGCCGTGCTGGGGCCCAGCATGCAGCACGGGTACATCCTGGTACAACGACGATTCCTCTTGTGGTCCCCTGGTCCTCTGCCACTTTGCCCAGACCCAGCAGAGGAGACGATGCAACATGCAAGATTGGCAGACGATGCCCAGGCCCAGCTTTTGGCCCCCGGTTGCAACTTGTGTGCGGACTGTGTGCCTGCCTGTACAAGATTGGCCCACGTTTTGTTGCATCAGACTCCACGTCTCGACGAACGACGATCCCTCCACGGCGGAGGCGCCGCCACAACTCCTCCCAGTCCTCCGCCCGCCAGTCCGCCACCAGGTCTCCTCCCGTCCTTCGCGGGCCAGCGCGTCTGCACAAGTGCGCAACTGCGTGGGGGATTTTGTGCCGTTGCGCGAAAACTTTTGATCGTCCACAAGGAAAACTTCTCATCGTCCACAAGCCACAAGGAGGTTTAAGATGAatctatcttctattttttcttatttgaaaagACTTAtattcttaaatatttttatttatttatgtaagtatttttttattttagtttgtGAGTTTATTGAACGGACCATCAATCCATCAACATTCTTAAATTAATATTGTGTGAGACTGTAGTTTGTAAGTTTTCTACCCGAAAATTTAAAATATGATTCTATCGTTACATGTTTGTTTTGCTATAATGTCTAGTTAATTGTTGTACTTACGTTACATAGACATTATTTTTTCAGAACAGTTGGATTATGAAGAGAGACGGAgatattgcatctctttttcagaAACATGCAACAAAGAAGGCATCAACAACTGCTGCTTCAAACACTATCCCATCTCCAGTTGAAACTTTTGTGGAAGAACAGAATCAGGAGCAAGATAGAGTAGTAGTTGAAGAAATCGCGAATCCTATGCCCTCGCCTCCACCACTGTAACCACCCGCATCATAGCCGCCAGTTTATGACATCAATCGCCTTCCACATGATCCAGGTGAAAGGCAGCCCATTGAAAGTTATCATGTTaatgatcaagatgcaattCGAAGAGCATATATTATTAAAGGCCGATTCAAACATGTTAATTATGATTTTCGATCAAGAAAATTTGGAGGTAGGGATCGCCAATTCAATTATGTATGGATGTATAATCATGAGTGGCTTGAATATAGTATCAAGAAGGATTCTGCGTTTTGCTTTATATGCTACTTGTTCAAGAAGGGTGCTGGGTCAAATACATTTATTATTGGAGGATGGAATAATTGGAATATAGAAAACAAAGCACTTCTCAAACATAGTAGTTCTATGGCACACAATGCAGCTCAGGAGAGATACATTGCTTTTAGAAATCCCAAGGTAGCAATTGATTATCACATTGAGAAGTGGACTGATGAGGATCTTCGTCTTTATAAGAAAAGGTTGACATATTCACTTAGATGTATCAAGTTTCTTTTGCATCAAGGATTGACATTTCGTGGacatgatgaaaatgaagaGTCAAGCAACAGAGGAAATTTCATTGAACTTTTGAAGTTTCTTGCGGGAAATAGTGATGAAGTGAACAAGTATGTCTAGAATAATGCTCCAGGTAATTGCACCTTAACTAGCCCAGAGATACAAAAGCAAATTATTCATTGTTGTGCcatagaaactagaaagaaaataattgaagaacttgatgatgagACCTATGCAATTTTAGCTGATGAGTCCAGTGACATATCACATAAATAACAACTAGCGCTTTGCTTGCGTTATGTTGATAAACTTGGAAGGCCTTGTGAACACTTTATTGGAGTTGTTCACGTAGATGACACTACCTCTTTATCACTTAAGGAAGCTATTGAGGGTTTACTTTTTAGTCATTGATTGACTATGACTCAAATTAGAGGTCAAGGTTATGATGGAGCCAGCAATATGAAAGGAGATATTAAAGGGCTAAAAACATTGATCATGCAAGAATCACCTTCTGCGTATTATATTCATTGCTTTGCACATCAACTCCAACTAGTTCTTGTTTCTGTTGCTAAGAGAAATACTGATTGTAAGAGCTTCTTTGATCAAGTATCTATCTTATTGAATATTATTGGAGTTTCTTGCAACCGTCATGGTATGCTTCGAACTGCTAGGCTTGAGAATATCAGAAAGCACTTGAGTGTGGTGAGCTTGAATCAGGGAGTGAATTAAATCAAGAGATGAGTTTGCCTAGGCCTGGTGAAACTTGATGGGGCTCTTATTCCAAAACTATATGCAGCATCATTACAATGTAATCCTCAATCCATGATGTGCTCATTGATCTTGGTGATGATATTTCACATAAGAATGATTGGACAAAGATACATTTTGTGCTTGGAGCATTTGAAACTTTTgagttcattttctttgtgcacttaatgtttgttattcttggatacacaaatgagtTATCCGAGTGTTTGCAGAGAAGGGATCAAGATATTCTTAATGCAATCTCCCTTGTTAATGTGGCAAAGAACAAAATACAACAGTTAAGGTCTGATGGTTGGGACCACTTCCTTGAGAGGGTCACTTCTTTTTGCAGTAAACATGATGTTGAAGTTCCTATtatggatggtgattatgtGTCGTATGGAAAATCAGCAAGGTATGCCCGTGCCCGAAACCAAACAGATGATGATCATTTTAGAAGAGAAGTATATATTGGTGTCATTGATCAAATTAGTCAAGAGCTTGATAATCGGtttgatgagatcaatatggAGCTACTTTCGTGTATGTCAGCCTTCAGTCCTTCCAATTCATTTGCTTCATTTGATGCACAGAAGGTACGCAGATTGGCTGAATTTTATCCTAAGGACTTCTCCAACAAtgatttgctaaaacttgaattgcaacttgataattatattgatgacatgCGACGAGATGATAGCTTCAAGGGTCCAGACAGCATCGTTGATCTCTCAGTTAAGCTTGTTCAAATACGAAGGCACAAAGTGTATGATATGGTTTACTTGCTTCTCAAATTGATATTGCTTTTACCAGTGGCAACAACGAGTGTTGAAAGGGTATTTTCTGCAATGGTTAAAGAGAAAATAAAGTCAAGGAATAAGTTAGGTGATAGGGTTTTGGATGATTGTCTAGTTACATTCATTGAGCGagatattttcttccaagtgaATGAAGAAGATATAATCAAGACATTCATGTCATTCAAAAAGCGGCGGGTAAACAAAGCAGATAAGTAATATTGTAAGTTCTTTTTATACTATATtttgaactatttatattgtgatttgttattgtttctagcttaatctttgaatttatCGAACTTGCATAAGATTTTGTTTTCGGCGTACCTGTGATTAAATCCAAGATCCACCACTGTCTGCTGGCCGCTATACATCCTGACGCGCTCCAGAACCGTGCACTGCCAGAGCATGGCGTGACAGGGAGGCCATAGAGATCACAGACATTCCCAAAAGATGAGATGGGTTCGAAACGAAGATACCTTACATTGTATAGATGATCTCAATTTGGCAGTGGATCATATTGTCATACACACAGATCTGGACGGGAACATGAGTATACTATGCTCCATGGAGTTTGACTTGATGCTGAATGTCATGCTGttctttcagaaaaaaagaTTTGTAATCCACGAACAGAGAATCGACTGCTGAGATGATGACAGTTACTGAAATAGCAAACAAAGACCATATTGGACGAACTAACTGAATTATTGAAAGGTGACCAGAAACAATGATATACAAGCTGAAGAAACCTGGGGAGTATTAAAATGGTGACCTGACAACATTGAGTCAAAAGAGCCTGGTGCTCAAAGCTAAATACTCTCATGCAATTGACAGCAATTTCATGGATATAGATATTACCCCTATATGTACAAGACTACAAGCTATCTTATTTCATTCATAAATGCTAAATCATGGCTATCTTACTTGCTAGTTGATACACATCCAACCAGGGCAACAAGGAACTAGCCTTCTACTTGCTAGGCTGGCAGTCTGCAACCTGCACACATTGTTATCCTGTCGCTAACTAATAAATAAACAGTTCCTCGTACTTCAGATGTAAATATCACAACTTGTGCACCCTGGACGGAATTAGAAAGCTTCAGTTGACACCTGAAATTGCAAGCAAGATCGGGACAGTAACAGCACCTGATTCTTCTGCTGCTTCAAATCATCCTCAGAATTCAGCATGTGAAGCTTGATCAGCTTATATCAGAGCAACTCTGTTTTCCTTCTGGCATCGCTGAGTGCAGCAGTGGCACAAATAAAGATCACTGATCGGCTTACAAAGTCTGAAAAACTGGATCTCGGCATCCGGGGAGGCTCTATTTTTAGGGTTCAGTACCTCTATCTGGTCACTGGCCCAATCCTTGCCAGTCCAACAGTAGAGCTCTACAAGCTTCAGAGCTCTTGCCATCCCAAGCAGAAAGGTCAGAAACCCCCACTGGCAGTCTTCCCCTCCAAAACACTCAAAGACCACTCTGTTGATGGAATGCTCAATACACTGAATAGAATTTGCAGTGTCCCATTCTTCAACATTAACCCGCCGGGAAATGGAACGTTTATTAGGCTGCACAGATAAAGCGTGATGAACACATAATCAGGATTTAGACACATCAGAGGCCGGTAAGCAGTTAAGCGCAACCGTAATATTACCTCGATGTGGAGTGCCTCAAGACGGGGGAAACATTTGAGCAATTGAGCAACGAAGACGGTGTATCCCTTCTCGGAGAAGGGCACTAGGATGGCCAGAGTCTTGACACTGTGCATCAGTGTCCTGAGCTGCACGATCCCTCCCTGTAATATTCGGAACATGATAGCAGAATTAAGAAGTCAGAACCATTTCAGAGCAATATCATCCGAAATGATCAGAGCTGTGACCAGCAGAAGAGGAAAAGCATTACATCAAACACGGTATCATGCAGCACGAGTGGGCGGACGCTGATCCCCAGGTATCCCAGCACCAGCAGCGTGGGCGCGAAGACGATCTTCACCTTCGCCTTGCCGCTCGGCAAACCGATCCCCACCAATTCTTTGAGGTTTGGTGCGTCCTCAACGACGAGCTCTTTCAAGTCGCCGAAGTCACCGTACAGGCGCGCCAAGCTCTTGGACCGAAGGGAAATCTTGTCCACTCCCGTGATGTTCTTGAGCTTCACGCACTCCAGGGAAGTGCAGTGGGACAGGATAGCCTGCAGGGATTCCTGGGACACGTTCACATTGGATAGGTCCAGTATCTTGAGGGCGGggaggcgcggcgccggcgccgatccGGCATTGGGAAATCTGCAGTAAAACAATTTGAGGGTTTCGAGGGAGGCGAGCTTGAGAAGGGACCCCGGGAGCGTCGGCATGGGGGCCGCGTAGAACATGTCGACGTCCAATTCTCGCAGGCGGTGACGGGCGAGGGCGCGGAACCAGCGGTCGACGACGCCCAGGCGG
This window encodes:
- the LOC101758808 gene encoding F-box/LRR-repeat protein At4g14103 isoform X2 encodes the protein MCCLSPSPSASATSSRRGQIVASEWPPGSSSGSNPPSDGPPPSPDPPPQAVGTDDEEFGGRPAKRARPESGCGDGVCTADRPAGDGRDRISDLPDAVLLSVLSFVPLRDAGRTAVLSSRWRGLFNQSLLDFNACQPFPPEEGRGCDWFIRAVTGILAARPRTPIRSFRFVMYGRGFDGRLGVVDRWFRALARHRLRELDVDMFYAAPMPTLPGSLLKLASLETLKLFYCRFPNAGSAPAPRLPALKILDLSNVNVSQESLQAILSHCTSLECVKLKNITGVDKISLRSKSLARLYGDFGDLKELVVEDAPNLKELVGIGLPSGKAKVKIVFAPTLLVLGYLGISVRPLVLHDTVFDGGIVQLRTLMHSVKTLAILVPFSEKGYTVFVAQLLKCFPRLEALHIEPNKRSISRRVNVEEWDTANSIQCIEHSINRVVFECFGGEDCQWGFLTFLLGMARALKLVELYCWTGKDWASDQIERCQKENRVALI
- the LOC101757985 gene encoding uncharacterized protein LOC101757985; protein product: MEISFEAWEGVQRHGQDLADRLAQGFTGLLQAPPQFPWPPAPHKRMPFDIDLPVVPFGAGRGAPGKDFPFPAAAVSSVIDIGGRLGQAGAELGASVGGAVQHAVRQLPVPFRQIRRRKQSPQAPLPPAASVGEGAVGLSVGRAAADRCPLEAAAAAAAAATGSAAASSVSGHVGGDDLDEEDEGFGCEIGTFGNFKKAKGTVNMSATYNTRSHDIESSVVARGDLWRLEASRGGSTSGNDTSPLYLIQLGPLLFVRDSTLLLPVHLSKQHLLWYGYDRKNGVHSLCPAIWSKHRRWLMMSMMCLNPVACSFMDLQFPNGQLTYVAGEGISASGFLPLFGGLLQAQGKYPGETRVSFSVKNKRGTRFTPMFQWPDKSVSLGVTQPLAWKRSGLMVRPSIQVSLCPTFGGSDPGVRAEVVHSLKEELNLMCGLSCTRHPSAFTALSIGRSKWNGQVGSSGVVITLETPLNNIGRPALSVQLNGGFEL
- the LOC101758808 gene encoding F-box/LRR-repeat protein At4g14103 isoform X1, yielding MCCLSPSPSASATSSRRGQIVASEWPPGSSSGSNPPSDGPPPSPDPPPQAVGTDDEEFGGRPAKRARPESGCGDGVCTADRPAGDGRDRISDLPDAVLLSVLSFVPLRDAGRTAVLSSRWRGLFNQSLLDFNACQPFPPEEGRGCDWFIRAVTGILAARPRTPIRSFRFVMYGRGFDGRLGVVDRWFRALARHRLRELDVDMFYAAPMPTLPGSLLKLASLETLKLFYCRFPNAGSAPAPRLPALKILDLSNVNVSQESLQAILSHCTSLECVKLKNITGVDKISLRSKSLARLYGDFGDLKELVVEDAPNLKELVGIGLPSGKAKVKIVFAPTLLVLGYLGISVRPLVLHDTVFDGGIVQLRTLMHSVKTLAILVPFSEKGYTVFVAQLLKCFPRLEALHIEPNKRSISRRVNVEEWDTANSIQCIEHSINRVVFECFGGEDCQWGFLTFLLGMARALKLVELYCWTGKDWASDQIEVLNPKNRASPDAEIQFFRLCKPISDLYLCHCCTQRCQKENRVALI
- the LOC101758397 gene encoding uncharacterized protein LOC101758397, translating into MKIAPAAALPLLLLLIFSPAAMSSALAPSGADEHGPSVYVVFVSRADYFDSPDYDLGLLASVVGSAAEAKGALIYHYSGVGFAARLAPEHAARLSKKDGVAVLKDETYGIEGDGRLPRFFEENV